Proteins encoded within one genomic window of Psilocybe cubensis strain MGC-MH-2018 chromosome 2, whole genome shotgun sequence:
- a CDS encoding Protein bli-3, which produces MSGNSSLDPYTEQAQNNDVTTQEKIAGLKEIIKSTETAMLTSRSSDGSFHSRAMSPVHPHSETDLTLTFFANSVSHKFEEIEHDSHVNVSFLNPTTTSWASFSGRATVTQDPAEIKKYWSTATSAWFGDLKDGIHKGDSNDPRVALIQVVPDEIRYWYATKGKVGRAIEIGVGAMTGKTSTPGELRTITSNEIKLTQGLHTK; this is translated from the exons ATGTCAGGCAACAGCTCACTGGACCCATATACTGAACAGGCTCAGAACAACGATGTCACTACGCAGGAAAAAATCGCTG GCCTCAAAGAAATCATAAAGTCTACGGAGACGGCAATGTTAACGAGCCGTTCTTCTGATGGCTCTTTTCATTCGCGTGCCATGAGCCCAGTACACC CTCATTCCGAAACCGATTTAACCTTGACTTTCTTCGCGAATAGTGTATCGCATAAGTTTGAAGAGATTGAGCATGACTCACATGTCAACGTCAGCTTTTTAAACCCAACGACTACTAGCTGGGCGTC ATTCTCAGGGAGGGCCACAGTTACTCAAGACCCGGcagaaatcaagaaatatTGGTCAACTGC GACCTCTGCATGGTTCGGAGACCTCAAGGACGGTATTCACAAAGGGGATTCAAATGACCCTCGTGTTGCTTTGATTCAAGTTGTACCGGATGAAATACGATACTGGTATGCTACAAAAGGGAAAGTTGGCCGAGCCATTGAAATAGGGGTGGGGGCTATGACAGGCAAAACGTCGACTCCCGGTGAATTGAGAACGATTACCAGCAATGAg ATAAAATTAACTCAAGGTTTGCATACCAAGTAG
- a CDS encoding Staphylococcal nuclease domain-containing protein 1: MKAVSSSTSNTLKVIFSLTFTMISCTPALSGDSLILRGRPGPQGQPPKERVLHLADLSAPRIGTATREDEPWAFESREFLRQLAVGKEITFTSIHSLPTNDDIPRDLGNAEIGGVDLTTELLKSGWAKLKEIKREATEDDIKKKELEAEAKASGKGIWNPHGQKARTVHHAMPTDSQAFVTEWKGKQLDALVEQVRDGTTLRVRLFMPDGDHQMVNIALAGVRSARASSKQGEPSEPWGEEAKFFTESRLLHRPVKVQILSLPTSTATPFQTSATAAAPPPASIFIGTVIHPAGNVAEHLVASGLARVVDWHAGMLAIGGGMERLRAAERSAKERRLCLYANSPAVTSAFKGSNGATSNGHSRTFDATVVRIWSGDQLSVLEKDTNIERRLQLSSTRGPKLADARQAFYAQEAREFLRKKLIGKNVKVHIDFIRPREGEFEERECATIRYGGHGANIAEQLVEKGLASVVRHKRDDEDRSSDYDKLMAAEQIAVTEQRGIHSGKEVPAPKQPLNISETSGRATQFLNGFKRLGRIPAVVDYVAAGSRFNRPFAKGYSGIRAPRTARNSSEKGEPYGAEAYDFASRRYMQRDVEFEVDTIDKSGGFIGSLYVNKTENVALTLVKEGLATIHAFSAESLPWARQLFEAEEEAKQARRNIWSTYDEESSKAAEAAAAAENESGPLKTEYLDVIVSDVRTKNGFQFSVQVLNTQGIAALEKLMREFSIHHRGAVASPPGFSPKGGDLVSAKFSDGAWYRAKIRRASPIKKEAEVTFIDYGNQDTVAFSDIRPLDAQFRSLPGQAQDARLSFVKLAGPESDYHVEAVERFRTICEGRKLVANIDYKEGPLLHLRLIDPSNPAVAEDPLACINADLVAEGLASIDKRGCKYFSSYPQVLKKLQLSVAEAKRDRAGMFEFGDVEEDE, translated from the exons ATGAAAGCGGTTAGCTCTTCCACGTCCAATACACTTAAAGTTATTTTTTCGCTGACGTTTACTATGATTTCTTGTACAC CTGCTCTTTCCGGTGACTCGCTTATATTGCGTGGTCGCCCTGGCCCACAAGGCCAACCCCCTAAAGAACG GGTGCTCCATCTTGCTGATTTGTCCGCGCCCCGGATTGGAACGGCGACCCGCGAAGATGAA CCATGGGCATTCGAATCTCGTGAATTTCTCCGTCAGCTCGCCGTGGGCAAAGAAATAACATTCACCTCGATCCATTCGCTCCCAACTAACGATGACATTCCTCGCGACCTTGGTAATGCCGAGATCGGTGGAGTTGATTTAACAACAGAACTCCTGAAAAGTGGCTGGGCCAAGCTGAAGGAAATCAAACGAGAGGCGACTGAAGACGACATTAAGAAAAAGGAGCTCGAAGCCGAGGCCAAAGCTTCTGGTAAAGGAATCTGGAACCCCCATGGACAAAAG GCACGAACTGTCCACCATGCCATGCCGACTGACTCCCAAGCATTTGTGACAGAATGGAAAGGAAAGCAATTAGACG CTCTCGTTGAGCAAGTCAGGGATGGGACAACCCTGCGCGTACGCCTATTTATGCCGGATGGTGACCACCAGATGGTTAACATAGCACTGGCTGGTGTAAGGAGTGCCCGTGCTTCTTCAAAACAAGGAGAGCCTTCCGAGCCATGGGGCGAAGAA GCTAAATTCTTCACTGAATCGCGACTACTTCACCGCCCTGTCAAAGTCCAAATTCTATCTCTACCGACTTCGACTGCTACACCTTTCCAAACATCTGCCACCGCAGCGGCTCCCCCTCCTGCTAGCATATTTATTGGAACAG TTATTCATCCCGCCGGCAATGTTGCTGAACATCTGGTTGCCTCTGGTTTGGCTCGTGTGGTTGACTGGCATGCTGGCATGCTCGCGATCGGTGGTGGTATGGAGCGCTTGCGAGCGGCGGAACGGTCCGCTAAAGAACGACGCCTATGCCTGTACGCAAATAGCCCAGCTGTAACTTCAGCCTTTAAAGGAAGCAATGGTGCGACTTCTAACGGCCACTCTCGTACATTCGATGCGACTGTTGTCCGCATCTGGAGCGGAGACCAGCTTTCTGTTCTCGAAAAGGATACAAATATTGAACGCCGCCTTCAATTGAGCTCTACTAGAGGACCAAA ACTTGCTGACGCGCGACAAGCTTTTTATGCCCAGGAAGCCCGCGAGTTCTTGCGCAAAAAGCTCATTGGAAAAAATGTCAAAGTCCACATCGACTTTATTCGACCCCGTGAAGGTGAATTCGAGGAGCGCGAGTGCGCAACAATTCGGTACGGTGGTCATGGGGC AAACATTGCGGAACAGTTAGTCGAAAAAGGTCTGGCGAGCGTGGTGAGACACAAGCGCGACGATGAGGATAGGTCTTCAGATTACGACAAACTCATGGCCGCCGAACAGAT AGCTGTAACAGAACAAAGGGGGATTCATTCTGGAAAGGAGGTTCCGGCACCAAAACAACCCTTGAATATATCTGAG ACAAGTGGCCGTGCGACCCAATTCTTGAATGGCTTCAAGCGCCTAGGACGAATCCCGGCAGTTGTCGACTATGTTGCAGCTGGTTCTCGGTTCAA TCGTCCATTTGCTAAAGGTTATTCAGGCATCCGTGCACCTCGAACGGCGCGCAACTCGTCTGAAAAGGGAGAGCCTTACGGCGCTGAAGCTTATGACTTTGCTTCTCGCAGGTACATGCAGAGAGAtgttgaatttgaagttgaTACCATCGATAAATCCGGAGGGTTCATTGGTTCACTATATGTGAACAAAACTGAAAATGTCGCTCTGACACTTGTCAAGGAAGGCCTTGCCACAATTCATGCCTTTTCCGCTGAATCCCTGCCATGGGCTCGTCAGCTATTCGAAGCTGAG GAAGAGGCTAAGCAAGCAAGACGCAAT ATCTGGAGTACTTATGATGAGGAGTCATCCAAAGCTGCAGAAGCAGCCGCTGCGGCCGAGAACGAATCAGGCCCCCTAAAAACTGAGTACTTGGATGTGATCGTTAGCGATGTTCGAACAaaaaatggcttccaattCTCCGTTCAAGTACTGAATACTCAAG GTATTGCCGCTCTTGAAAAACTCATGCGAGAGTTTTCCATCCACCACCGTGGTGCAGTTGCATCTCCTCCAGGTTTTTCACCTAAAGGGGGAGACCTTGTGTCTGCAAAATTCTCTGACGGGGCTTGGTACCGGGCAAAAATTCGTCGTGCCTCTCCCATAAAAAAGGAGGCTGAAGTCACCTTTATCGACTACGGCAACCAAGATACCGTGGCCTTCTCTGATATCCGTCCCCTCGATGCACAATTCCGTTCATTGCCAGGGCAGGCCCAGGATGCACGCTTGAG TTTCGTGAAGCTCGCTGGCCCCGAGAGTGATTACCACGTCGAGGCTGTGGAGCGCTTCCGAACAATTTGCGAGGGCCGTAAATTGGTCGCCAATATTGACTACAAAGAGGGTCCTCTTCTGCATCTTCGCCTTATTGACCCCTCAAACCCTGCGGTTGCCGAAGATCCTTTGGCCTGCATTAATGCAGATCTGGTTGCCGAAGGGCTGGCCTCGATTGACAAAAGGGGTTGCAAGTATTTCTCCTCGTACCCTCAGGTCCTTAAAAAATTGCAATTGTCTGTCGCAGAGGCCAAACGCGACCGCGCTGGTATGTTCGAGTTCGGCGACGTCGAAGAGGATGAGTGA
- a CDS encoding translocase of the inner membrane, with protein sequence MSHSDHTRDPCPWVILNDFGGAFSMGAVGGGIWYGIKGARNSPRGERFVGAISSMKARAPVTGGNFGVWGGMFSTFDCAIKGWRQKEDAWNAIISGFMTGGCLALRSGPRSALGSAIACGILLGVFEGVGVLMSRVFSEGQRPQMAPLPGAISPQPTSSSPQ encoded by the exons ATGTCGCACTCTGACCACACGAGAGATCCCTG CCCATGGGTTATCCTTAACGACTTTGGTGGAGCTTTCTCAATGGGAGCGGTCGGCGGTGGTATCTGGTATGGTATCAAAGGCGCTAGGAACTCACCGAGA GGCGAACGGTTCGTCGGGGCTATTTCTTCCATGAAAGCGCGTGCACCCGTGACCGGTGGAAATTTCGGTGTATGGGGTGGCATGTTCTCAACGTTTGACTGTGCTATCAAGGGATGGCGGCAAAAAGAGGACGCATGGAACGCCATTATTTCAGGATTCATGACAGGTGGATGTTTGGCTCTTCGCA GTGGGCCACGTTCGGCTCTTGGCTCTGCCATTGCTTGCGGCATCCTTCTCGGTGTTTTCGAAGGAGTAGGTGTTTTGATGTCCCGTGTATTTAGTGAAGGGCAACGGCCACAAATGGCACCAT TACCCGGAGCAATCTCACCACAGCCTACATCTTCATCCCCCCAGTAG